In Rhizobium sp. WSM4643, the following are encoded in one genomic region:
- a CDS encoding adenylate/guanylate cyclase domain-containing protein, with protein sequence MSADFLPRVKMGRAVTILLLLAVISTAVLVHLIWQRTASANVDNVVAALDAQSTGAVRNELASQFALVSSTAEIIRSVFFQGAIKPDDEVKREFLFLSLLREQPAIAWIGFGFTDGRFFGSHAALDGRIEMIEIGKAAPGEPRTLRRDRYKPIPGDIFFEERVETESAYVTEGATWYRKGKDRTDPVWTVVDILPSGFEPSIVLSKRVEAFGRLEGVVMVAVSLRRLSLTLQDLNMPSESKVYVLAKDDVVLATSEPSDGIMAAHLADFPTTDVLSAAVASARRTHPQNVFRTLQQSAALGPVFISSSTLPFEDWRLLTAIPRSTFAGDIDENTKRVLFIVVGIALLAAVTAIIFARLLFARPLARLAQQLHAVERFELDAVSHTPTVLVELNDFSVALKRMSSGLSAFARFMPLDVVKPLVNGGIEPRPGGKLTDITVLFADLPGFTEMTEELGAGVEPHLTRFLTLSIAAIHAEGGTVDKFIGDAVMAIWNAPNDEPDHASRACRAAAAIRDAMHAMPPLAPQHDAVRVRIGINSGTALVGNIGSAERLSYTAIGDAVNLASRLVGVAKDKGVEIVLSGETWERADRRLDARSLGETVVRGKSQPVPIFTLDRKSPPI encoded by the coding sequence ATGAGCGCTGATTTCCTTCCACGCGTGAAGATGGGCCGCGCAGTCACTATCCTGCTGCTGCTCGCCGTCATCTCGACGGCTGTCCTCGTACATCTGATCTGGCAACGCACCGCGAGTGCCAATGTCGATAATGTCGTGGCAGCGCTCGATGCGCAAAGCACCGGCGCCGTCCGCAACGAACTCGCCTCGCAATTCGCACTGGTATCGAGTACCGCGGAAATAATCCGCTCGGTCTTCTTCCAGGGCGCCATCAAGCCCGATGACGAGGTCAAGCGCGAGTTCCTGTTTCTCTCGCTGCTGCGTGAGCAGCCGGCGATCGCCTGGATTGGGTTCGGTTTCACCGATGGGCGTTTCTTCGGTTCACATGCCGCCCTCGACGGCCGGATCGAGATGATCGAAATCGGAAAAGCCGCGCCCGGCGAACCTCGCACGCTGCGCCGTGACCGATACAAGCCGATCCCCGGCGACATATTCTTCGAAGAACGCGTCGAGACCGAGAGCGCCTATGTGACGGAGGGCGCGACCTGGTATCGCAAGGGCAAGGACCGCACCGATCCGGTCTGGACCGTCGTGGACATCTTGCCAAGCGGCTTCGAGCCTTCGATCGTTCTTTCAAAACGGGTCGAAGCCTTCGGGCGGCTCGAAGGTGTCGTCATGGTAGCGGTCAGCCTCAGGCGGCTGTCGCTGACGCTGCAGGATCTCAACATGCCCTCGGAGAGCAAAGTCTATGTGCTCGCGAAGGACGATGTGGTCCTCGCCACATCTGAACCGTCGGACGGGATCATGGCCGCCCATCTCGCCGATTTTCCGACGACCGACGTGCTTTCCGCTGCCGTCGCATCCGCGCGCCGAACCCATCCTCAAAACGTCTTTCGCACGCTGCAACAAAGTGCCGCTCTCGGGCCGGTGTTCATTTCATCCAGCACGTTGCCGTTTGAAGACTGGCGGCTGCTGACGGCGATTCCGCGCTCCACTTTCGCCGGCGATATCGATGAGAACACCAAGCGCGTGCTCTTCATCGTCGTTGGCATCGCGCTACTCGCCGCTGTCACCGCGATTATTTTCGCCCGCCTGCTTTTCGCCCGGCCGCTCGCCCGCCTGGCGCAACAACTGCATGCGGTCGAACGCTTCGAACTCGATGCCGTCAGCCACACACCCACCGTGCTGGTTGAACTCAATGACTTCTCCGTTGCGCTGAAACGGATGTCTTCAGGGTTATCGGCCTTCGCCCGCTTCATGCCGCTCGATGTCGTCAAGCCGCTCGTCAACGGCGGCATCGAGCCCAGACCCGGCGGCAAGCTTACCGACATCACGGTTCTCTTCGCCGACCTGCCGGGCTTTACGGAGATGACCGAGGAACTCGGCGCCGGGGTCGAACCGCATCTCACCCGCTTCCTGACGCTTTCCATCGCCGCGATCCATGCCGAGGGCGGCACGGTCGACAAATTCATCGGCGACGCTGTGATGGCGATCTGGAATGCGCCGAACGACGAGCCCGATCACGCGTCGCGTGCCTGCCGTGCGGCAGCCGCGATCCGTGACGCGATGCACGCCATGCCGCCGCTCGCGCCCCAGCACGACGCAGTGCGGGTCAGGATCGGCATCAACAGCGGGACGGCACTCGTCGGCAATATCGGCTCGGCCGAACGCCTGAGCTACACGGCGATTGGCGATGCCGTAAACCTCGCAAGCCGCCTGGTCGGCGTCGCCAAAGACAAAGGCGTTGAAATCGTGTTGAGTGGCGAGACGTGGGAACGGGCAGACCGGCGGCTCGATGCCCGCTCGCTGGGAGAGACGGTGGTGCGCGGCAAATCGCAACCGGTGCCGATCTTTACCCTGGACCGGAAATCGCCCCCGATTTGA
- a CDS encoding amino acid ABC transporter permease codes for MALFQASPISLSLAPSVGRPMHWGQIATGAIAMSALAFFALVVGQSQSIQWSEIPRYLVDPSILRGVLLTLELTAGAMVFGIVLGCLLALMATSHNLVLKVIAAGFVWWFRGVPLIVQIFFWFNIALFIPQIGMGSFTISINDLVTPALAGFLALGLHEAANMSEIIRGGLVAVDRGQREAATALGLKKTQTFFTVIMPQATRIIVPPTGNQAIGMLKASAIVSVIGMQDLLTQAQAIYARNFLVIELLFVASIWYLAITSVASIGQHYLEKSLVPKGRTATKPRAPGRV; via the coding sequence ATGGCCCTTTTTCAAGCGTCACCCATATCGCTCTCCCTTGCGCCATCGGTCGGAAGACCGATGCATTGGGGGCAGATCGCAACCGGTGCCATCGCGATGTCAGCGCTGGCCTTCTTCGCGCTCGTCGTCGGGCAGAGCCAGAGCATCCAGTGGTCCGAAATCCCCCGCTATCTGGTGGATCCTTCGATCCTGCGCGGCGTGCTGCTGACGCTTGAACTGACGGCTGGCGCCATGGTGTTCGGCATTGTGCTCGGATGCCTGCTGGCGCTGATGGCGACGAGCCATAACCTCGTTCTCAAGGTGATCGCCGCCGGCTTCGTCTGGTGGTTTCGCGGCGTGCCGCTCATCGTCCAGATCTTCTTCTGGTTCAATATCGCCCTCTTCATCCCGCAGATCGGGATGGGAAGCTTCACCATTTCGATCAACGATCTGGTGACGCCAGCCCTGGCCGGCTTCCTCGCACTCGGACTGCACGAAGCCGCGAACATGTCGGAGATCATCCGCGGCGGCCTGGTCGCGGTCGATCGCGGCCAGCGCGAAGCGGCCACGGCGCTCGGGCTAAAAAAGACACAGACTTTTTTCACCGTCATCATGCCCCAGGCGACGCGTATCATCGTGCCGCCGACGGGGAACCAGGCCATCGGCATGCTGAAAGCCAGTGCCATCGTCTCGGTCATCGGCATGCAGGATCTGCTGACGCAAGCCCAGGCGATCTACGCCCGGAACTTCCTGGTCATCGAACTGCTGTTCGTCGCTTCGATCTGGTACCTCGCCATCACGAGCGTCGCATCCATAGGCCAGCACTATCTCGAAAAGAGTCTTGTTCCGAAAGGCCGGACAGCAACGAAGCCTCGCGCTCCCGGACGGGTGTGA
- a CDS encoding sugar phosphate isomerase/epimerase family protein: MKLGIDSIKLPEAKKRGPLASLDHVKELGLAGLFFSTALDMSPDLDSGLLREIRAKADDLGLYLESGIGKINPYCSAEEPALRAAGGGDIIAGFTRMIEASAAIGCHELWVAPGNFKSEYRGRLANDRFRTDVTWEDQLLGIEKVLRKLAPVARANGAHMNIETHDEITSFEILRLIEKVGADCVGVVFDTANGLQRGEHPVFAAKRLAPYIRQTHIKDAYVGRAPGGLDFQTRPVGGGIVDFAAILPILADANAALNLSLEVAQSVADKPRKANPRQCIEIDDPIWRAGHPDLTADELSAYMAMVDAYEKRVASGEIPDWVAYESSQYGYPTYENQSYGFAEAIGFIQQSALHVEAVCAEKGIALSASVKKQKAA, translated from the coding sequence ATGAAATTGGGTATCGACAGCATAAAGCTGCCCGAGGCGAAGAAGCGGGGGCCTCTGGCAAGCCTTGATCACGTCAAGGAACTGGGGCTCGCAGGCCTTTTCTTCAGTACGGCGCTGGACATGAGTCCTGACCTCGACAGCGGCCTGCTGCGCGAGATCAGGGCGAAGGCTGACGACCTTGGCCTCTATCTCGAAAGTGGCATCGGCAAGATCAATCCCTATTGCAGCGCCGAGGAACCGGCCCTGCGGGCAGCCGGCGGCGGCGATATCATTGCCGGTTTCACGCGCATGATCGAGGCAAGCGCCGCGATCGGCTGCCATGAGCTCTGGGTTGCTCCGGGCAATTTCAAGAGCGAATATCGCGGCCGGCTGGCCAATGACCGCTTCCGCACCGATGTGACCTGGGAAGATCAGTTGCTCGGGATCGAAAAGGTCCTCCGCAAGCTCGCTCCCGTCGCCCGTGCCAATGGCGCGCACATGAACATCGAAACCCATGACGAGATCACCTCCTTCGAGATCCTGAGACTGATCGAGAAGGTCGGCGCCGATTGCGTCGGCGTCGTCTTCGACACGGCAAACGGACTGCAGAGGGGCGAGCATCCGGTCTTCGCCGCCAAGCGGCTGGCTCCCTATATCCGCCAAACCCATATCAAGGATGCCTATGTCGGGCGCGCTCCGGGCGGTCTCGATTTCCAGACCAGACCCGTTGGCGGCGGCATCGTCGATTTCGCCGCGATCCTTCCCATTCTTGCCGACGCCAACGCCGCGCTGAACCTGTCGCTGGAAGTCGCCCAGTCTGTCGCCGACAAGCCCCGCAAAGCCAATCCGCGCCAGTGCATCGAGATCGACGATCCTATCTGGCGCGCCGGCCACCCCGACCTGACGGCGGATGAGCTTTCGGCCTATATGGCGATGGTGGATGCCTATGAGAAACGCGTCGCCTCAGGTGAAATTCCGGACTGGGTCGCCTATGAAAGCAGCCAATACGGCTACCCGACTTACGAAAATCAGTCCTACGGCTTTGCCGAGGCGATCGGCTTCATCCAGCAATCGGCGCTTCATGTCGAGGCGGTTTGCGCCGAAAAGGGCATTGCCCTGTCCGCATCGGTGAAGAAGCAGAAAGCGGCTTGA
- a CDS encoding ABC transporter permease, which yields MPDRRENPIPVMLYKAFVYGFGGLCVIYLVAPIVIALTMSFTSGQTLKYPPQGFSLRWYAALLDPVRSATEHIAAWNSLKIAGLAVLGSLIFAVPATIGMTRMKLSAAGTIEPLLLAPLVLPSLVYGLAALIVANFIGFKPSLWLTVAGHVVVFGPLMYRAASVVAQGLNPSLAEASTTMGASWFMTLRRVTLPLLMPGILAGAFLVFIQSLDNVSVSLFLADARTTVLPLRMFALIEESLDVRVAAISGILIAVTLVGLLVARRVLAPPRQA from the coding sequence ATGCCTGATCGTCGCGAAAATCCCATTCCCGTCATGCTCTACAAGGCATTCGTCTACGGTTTCGGCGGGCTCTGCGTCATCTATCTCGTGGCACCCATCGTGATTGCGCTGACGATGTCGTTCACCTCGGGGCAGACATTGAAATATCCGCCGCAGGGCTTTTCGCTCCGGTGGTACGCGGCGCTGCTCGATCCCGTTCGCTCGGCAACCGAACATATCGCCGCCTGGAACTCGCTGAAGATTGCCGGCCTTGCCGTCCTCGGATCGCTGATCTTTGCGGTTCCGGCAACCATCGGCATGACGCGCATGAAGCTCAGCGCCGCCGGCACTATCGAGCCGCTGCTGCTCGCCCCGCTCGTCCTGCCGAGCCTGGTCTACGGCCTTGCCGCCTTGATCGTCGCCAACTTCATCGGCTTCAAGCCGTCGCTCTGGCTGACCGTGGCTGGCCATGTCGTCGTCTTCGGGCCGCTGATGTACCGCGCCGCCTCCGTCGTCGCCCAGGGTCTCAACCCCTCGCTTGCCGAGGCATCGACGACGATGGGCGCCAGCTGGTTCATGACGTTGCGGCGCGTGACCCTGCCGCTGCTGATGCCCGGCATTTTGGCCGGCGCATTCCTCGTCTTCATCCAGTCGCTCGACAATGTGTCGGTATCGCTTTTCCTCGCCGACGCCCGAACGACCGTCTTGCCGCTCCGCATGTTCGCTTTGATCGAGGAATCGCTCGATGTGCGCGTCGCGGCAATCTCCGGAATTCTGATCGCCGTGACGCTGGTCGGACTGCTGGTTGCCCGGCGCGTTCTCGCGCCGCCGCGGCAGGCCTGA
- a CDS encoding ABC transporter ATP-binding protein codes for MNKLDAKFLAGPHLRLVPETAQQSVTSTQNQGGPMPGIPNMAERKRLSVQGLTHSYGGQNAISDVAFDIEAGEIVALLGPSGCGKSTVLRAIAGLIQPKTGRIVLGEKDLAEVSARSRGVGMVFQNYALFPHLTVAENIAYPLACQKLPRAERKVRVEEMLSLVRLKDYGNRLPRELSGGQQQRVAVARAIAGRPSLLLLDEPFGALDRALRFDLQVELLHLQKTLGITTLIVTHDQEEAQSLANRLVLMNKGNVEQIDTPMTVYDRPKTLFVNTFIGQANLLNGTVLRLDAESSLIGLANDRTLLLPRRLNFTLGSKVMITFRPEEVRLSTQPGESTLPVHMTVSVPLGPSLVHDLVLEDGTGLRASEVRGPTTFIPEPGTQLFAEIDTARCHAFPAEPEIMSEETIQQR; via the coding sequence ATGAACAAGCTCGACGCAAAATTTCTCGCCGGACCGCATCTCCGTCTTGTGCCGGAGACAGCACAGCAATCCGTGACCTCGACCCAGAACCAGGGAGGCCCTATGCCAGGCATACCGAATATGGCTGAACGCAAGCGGCTCAGCGTTCAGGGCCTCACCCACAGTTACGGTGGCCAGAACGCCATCAGCGACGTGGCCTTCGATATCGAGGCCGGCGAGATCGTTGCTCTGCTCGGGCCGAGCGGCTGCGGCAAGTCGACCGTGCTGCGCGCCATCGCCGGGCTGATCCAGCCGAAGACCGGCAGGATTGTGCTCGGAGAGAAAGACTTGGCAGAGGTCTCGGCCCGCTCACGCGGCGTCGGCATGGTCTTCCAGAACTATGCTCTGTTTCCGCATCTGACGGTCGCAGAAAACATCGCCTATCCGCTGGCCTGCCAGAAGCTTCCTCGCGCCGAGCGCAAGGTGCGCGTCGAGGAGATGCTGTCTCTCGTCAGGCTCAAGGATTATGGCAACCGCCTGCCGCGCGAACTCTCCGGCGGCCAGCAGCAGCGCGTCGCCGTTGCGCGTGCCATCGCCGGGCGCCCGTCCCTTCTTCTGCTCGACGAACCCTTCGGCGCGCTCGACCGCGCCTTGCGTTTCGATCTGCAGGTGGAGCTGCTGCACCTGCAGAAGACGCTCGGCATCACGACGCTGATCGTCACGCACGACCAGGAGGAGGCCCAGAGCCTCGCAAACCGCCTGGTGCTGATGAACAAGGGCAATGTCGAACAGATCGACACGCCGATGACCGTCTATGACCGCCCGAAGACGCTCTTCGTCAACACCTTCATCGGCCAGGCCAACCTGCTCAATGGAACGGTGCTGCGGCTCGATGCCGAGAGCTCGCTGATCGGCCTTGCGAATGACCGGACCCTGCTGCTGCCGCGCCGGCTGAATTTCACCCTCGGCTCGAAGGTCATGATCACCTTCCGGCCGGAAGAGGTTCGCCTGTCGACGCAGCCGGGCGAGAGTACCCTGCCCGTTCACATGACGGTTTCCGTGCCGCTCGGCCCCTCCCTCGTCCATGACCTTGTTCTGGAAGACGGCACGGGCCTGCGCGCCTCCGAGGTCAGAGGCCCCACCACATTCATTCCCGAACCGGGAACGCAGCTATTTGCCGAGATCGACACCGCAAGGTGTCACGCCTTTCCGGCCGAACCGGAAATCATGAGTGAAGAAACAATTCAACAGAGGTGA
- a CDS encoding ABC transporter substrate-binding protein, translating into MMRIQKILKAGVAGAMVSLIAASAYAAGGAAEKMTADADVAKLPGVVLTQKLADGLPPSIKSPGVLKVATDLTPPISFHGEEGKLIGIDADIAAALGVILGVDVEMTDVGAGAAIVPSILAKRFDISISGINDDPELEKQVDVIDYMYDATTIMTIKDNPLAIKGMEDLCGKKVAVPVGTFQAKMVEAASAKCATPVNIMSIPKMPDVLQAVRTGRADATVNGYATSVYTTEHQTGNGKGLQALPDIRLAVGYLGMLTAKDNSQLRDSVVAALQQIVDSGAYETIMKKWSLGPLAVKTVKVNDAASMPAD; encoded by the coding sequence ATGATGCGCATCCAGAAAATCTTGAAGGCCGGGGTTGCCGGAGCGATGGTCTCTTTGATCGCGGCCTCTGCTTACGCCGCCGGAGGTGCCGCCGAGAAGATGACGGCCGATGCCGATGTCGCCAAGCTCCCCGGCGTCGTCCTCACGCAGAAACTGGCCGACGGGCTGCCGCCCTCCATCAAGTCGCCGGGCGTATTGAAGGTCGCGACCGACCTGACGCCGCCGATCAGCTTTCACGGCGAGGAGGGCAAGCTGATCGGCATCGATGCCGATATCGCTGCAGCACTCGGCGTCATCCTGGGCGTCGATGTTGAGATGACCGATGTCGGGGCGGGTGCGGCGATCGTGCCCTCGATATTGGCAAAGCGCTTCGACATCTCCATCTCGGGTATCAACGACGATCCGGAGCTGGAAAAGCAGGTCGACGTCATCGACTATATGTATGACGCAACGACGATCATGACGATCAAGGACAATCCTCTCGCCATCAAGGGCATGGAGGATCTGTGCGGCAAGAAGGTCGCCGTTCCCGTCGGCACCTTCCAGGCGAAGATGGTCGAGGCGGCATCGGCCAAATGCGCGACCCCGGTCAATATCATGTCGATCCCGAAAATGCCGGATGTGCTGCAGGCCGTCCGCACGGGGCGGGCCGATGCCACGGTCAATGGTTACGCCACCAGCGTCTACACGACCGAGCACCAGACCGGAAACGGCAAGGGCCTGCAGGCGCTGCCGGATATCCGCCTTGCCGTCGGTTATCTCGGCATGCTGACGGCCAAGGACAATTCGCAGCTGCGCGACAGCGTCGTAGCCGCCTTGCAGCAGATCGTGGACTCCGGCGCCTACGAGACCATCATGAAGAAGTGGAGCCTCGGACCGCTGGCCGTGAAGACCGTCAAGGTCAATGATGCCGCCAGCATGCCTGCGGATTGA
- a CDS encoding ABC transporter substrate-binding protein has translation MNEMKDFQITRRGFGFLAAGVAASAMLPFAARAAGSGAVAATFPGSWEDAYRTVLTPMVKDAGYDLTIAPAMAQDQLAKIMASPGNPPYDTLLMSPGQMAVAIEKDLIQKIDPSKLKNWGMLDPSFQGEYGPTVTIEVNGIAYNPDLVPKPKGYRDLFENPAYSGKVSWTGFASNTAVMAYTEIAKIFGSGPNDMDAVFKLFKDHPEHLKGVVDSTNHQMTLFQQGEIAVFMCSTGNVAHLKSLGLNAEFVHPETGSPAAPVNIHLTKGSANLDAAYAYMDAAISKAAQDQLKEPPTEMFPTNKDVALTPGIEAYVTRDQIKTMVYPDWVAINKNRDDWIRQFDALVAG, from the coding sequence GTGAACGAGATGAAGGACTTTCAGATTACCCGCCGTGGGTTCGGTTTCCTGGCAGCCGGTGTTGCCGCATCGGCCATGCTTCCATTTGCCGCCCGCGCCGCCGGCAGCGGAGCCGTTGCCGCCACTTTCCCAGGCAGTTGGGAGGATGCCTACCGCACAGTGCTGACGCCGATGGTCAAGGATGCAGGCTACGACCTGACCATTGCGCCGGCGATGGCGCAGGACCAGCTTGCCAAAATCATGGCAAGCCCCGGCAACCCGCCCTATGACACGCTGCTGATGTCGCCCGGCCAGATGGCCGTCGCCATCGAGAAGGATCTCATCCAGAAGATCGATCCGAGCAAGCTCAAGAACTGGGGCATGCTCGATCCGTCCTTCCAGGGCGAATATGGCCCGACCGTGACCATCGAAGTCAACGGCATCGCCTACAATCCCGATCTCGTTCCGAAGCCGAAGGGTTATCGCGATCTCTTCGAAAACCCGGCCTATAGCGGCAAGGTTTCCTGGACTGGCTTTGCCTCGAACACCGCCGTCATGGCCTATACCGAGATCGCCAAGATCTTCGGTTCCGGCCCGAACGACATGGATGCCGTCTTCAAGCTGTTCAAGGATCATCCGGAGCATCTGAAGGGCGTGGTCGACAGCACCAACCATCAGATGACGCTGTTCCAGCAGGGCGAAATCGCCGTCTTCATGTGCTCGACCGGCAACGTCGCCCACCTGAAAAGCCTCGGCCTCAATGCCGAATTCGTCCACCCCGAAACCGGCTCGCCGGCAGCCCCCGTCAACATCCACCTGACCAAGGGCTCGGCCAATCTCGACGCGGCCTATGCCTATATGGATGCCGCCATTTCCAAGGCCGCCCAGGACCAGCTCAAGGAGCCGCCGACAGAGATGTTCCCGACCAACAAGGACGTGGCGCTGACACCGGGCATCGAAGCCTATGTCACCCGCGACCAGATCAAGACCATGGTCTATCCGGACTGGGTGGCGATCAACAAGAACCGCGACGACTGGATCCGCCAGTTCGACGCTCTCGTTGCCGGTTGA
- a CDS encoding ABC transporter permease, with amino-acid sequence MKASGFPYVLPMLLLSVAFFATPLAVLVGFSFAGPGGATLEHYARFFGDAFNFRVLVNTARLGLETVIGTTLLGVPIALLYWHGGRNLRQILIFLTLIPMLTSNVVRTFAWIVILGRQGPISEALVGLGLTGMPTSLLFTELGLVMAMCQIDLPLIILPLIAILSRTPVQLTEAAQVSGAGPWRIFVTVLLPLMLPGLLAGWILVFASTSSSFVTQAVIGGARNVYVPQLIYREVGTLFDWPLASAIAVVLLLSTGCLLVALTMMSRHRRLFGHA; translated from the coding sequence ATGAAGGCGAGCGGCTTCCCATACGTCCTGCCGATGCTGTTGCTTTCCGTGGCGTTCTTTGCAACGCCGCTCGCCGTCCTCGTCGGTTTCAGCTTCGCCGGCCCCGGCGGGGCGACCCTCGAACATTATGCCCGCTTCTTCGGCGACGCGTTCAATTTCCGCGTCCTTGTCAATACTGCAAGGCTCGGGCTCGAAACCGTCATCGGCACGACCTTGCTCGGCGTGCCGATCGCGCTTCTCTACTGGCACGGCGGCCGAAACCTGCGGCAGATTCTGATCTTCCTGACGCTCATTCCGATGCTGACCAGCAATGTCGTGCGCACCTTCGCCTGGATCGTCATCCTCGGGCGCCAGGGGCCGATCAGCGAAGCGCTGGTCGGGCTCGGCCTGACGGGCATGCCGACCAGCCTGCTGTTTACCGAACTCGGCCTGGTCATGGCCATGTGCCAGATCGACCTGCCGCTGATCATCCTGCCGCTGATCGCCATCCTGTCGCGCACGCCGGTGCAACTGACGGAAGCGGCCCAGGTTTCCGGCGCCGGTCCGTGGCGCATCTTTGTCACCGTGCTTCTGCCGCTGATGCTGCCGGGCCTGCTGGCGGGCTGGATCCTGGTCTTTGCCAGCACCAGCAGTTCCTTCGTTACCCAGGCCGTCATTGGCGGCGCGCGCAACGTCTATGTTCCACAGTTGATCTACCGCGAAGTCGGCACGTTGTTCGACTGGCCGCTGGCCTCGGCCATCGCCGTCGTCCTGCTGCTGTCCACCGGCTGCCTGCTGGTCGCCCTTACCATGATGTCCCGTCACAGGAGGTTGTTCGGTCATGCCTGA
- a CDS encoding DUF3307 domain-containing protein, which translates to MESASFLIGLLAWLQVKHFAADYLLQPAWILQGKGDIRHPGGYIHAAIHVAGTLPGLLLFGLDGVTITVLALGEFLIHFTVDHVKAVHARRHPAAMTSRPYWAAHGADQLLHHLTYTGILAVAM; encoded by the coding sequence ATGGAAAGTGCATCTTTCCTTATTGGCTTACTCGCCTGGCTGCAGGTCAAACATTTCGCCGCCGACTATCTCTTGCAGCCGGCCTGGATTCTGCAGGGCAAGGGCGATATCCGCCACCCGGGAGGCTATATTCATGCCGCGATCCACGTAGCGGGCACCCTTCCGGGATTGCTTTTGTTCGGGCTGGATGGCGTGACGATCACGGTCTTGGCGCTAGGCGAATTTCTAATTCACTTTACCGTTGATCACGTAAAGGCCGTTCACGCGCGCCGCCATCCGGCTGCCATGACAAGCCGTCCTTACTGGGCCGCGCACGGAGCCGATCAGTTGTTGCATCATCTGACCTACACTGGAATTTTGGCCGTTGCGATGTGA
- a CDS encoding GntR family transcriptional regulator, producing the protein MRKMRRQSPKAMTAANGSVESADTHDDVSERIRATLAAAIGEGALKPGTKILEEAIAEHFGVSRTVVRGALGVLESDHLLERKRNRGTFVAEPSVEQAKSLFEARRKIERLLLELVIARVTPEQLDALQKLTDEEEHIHHHGDEKSKTVLSGKFHIVLAEIAGNPVLTEVLAKIVARLSLVMSLYEEDRKDDCGADHHRMIVAALKAKDLAKAQQLMDHHLADIEGRVRLTEGQGDRHTFLAVLENFS; encoded by the coding sequence ATGAGAAAGATGCGCCGTCAGAGTCCCAAGGCGATGACCGCGGCCAATGGGTCGGTAGAGAGCGCCGATACCCATGACGATGTTTCGGAACGTATCCGCGCCACACTTGCCGCCGCCATCGGCGAGGGTGCGCTCAAGCCCGGTACCAAAATTCTGGAGGAGGCGATCGCCGAGCATTTCGGTGTCAGCCGCACCGTCGTGCGCGGGGCGCTCGGTGTGCTTGAGAGCGACCACCTGCTGGAACGCAAGAGAAATCGCGGCACCTTCGTCGCCGAGCCGAGCGTCGAGCAGGCAAAGAGCCTTTTCGAGGCGCGGCGGAAGATAGAGAGGCTGCTTCTGGAACTCGTTATCGCCCGTGTCACGCCGGAGCAGCTGGATGCATTGCAAAAGCTGACGGACGAAGAAGAGCACATCCATCACCATGGCGACGAAAAGTCGAAGACGGTTCTGTCCGGCAAGTTCCACATCGTGCTTGCCGAAATCGCCGGCAACCCGGTGCTGACGGAAGTGCTCGCCAAGATCGTTGCTCGGCTTTCGCTCGTCATGTCCTTGTACGAAGAGGACCGCAAGGACGACTGCGGCGCGGACCACCATCGCATGATCGTAGCTGCCTTGAAGGCAAAAGACCTCGCCAAGGCGCAACAGCTGATGGACCACCATCTCGCCGACATCGAGGGTCGCGTGCGCCTGACCGAAGGGCAGGGCGACCGGCACACATTCCTGGCCGTACTGGAGAATTTTTCCTGA